From Pontibacter actiniarum, a single genomic window includes:
- a CDS encoding ABC transporter ATP-binding protein has protein sequence MNKLKELINSHLGSFIYFHKHLGNKIFISVALSLLVGVLDGFGLAMFLPLLQMVDGSGAEVSSEEMGKLSFLVEGLRTVGLDISLQTVLMVMLVFFVLKGVMKFFEGYYKVILQQVFIRQIRFTNIDLLSGYDYKSFVSSDSGKIQNTLSGEVERVMQAYRSYFSAFQSGILVAVYMFLAFMSNAQFAILVMIGGGLTNFIFSKFYKKTKIQSKNLTLESHSFQGLLIQKVANFKYLKASGLIRNFGYKLKSSIAHIEEVQRKLGMLASALVAIREPIVMLVVVAVILIQMKLLGGSLGLIILSLLFFYRALTFLMAVQNHWNTFLSVSGSLDNMTEFTNDLAVNQEHQGTKSVNSFNQSLRLNGLDFFYNQEQVLKNVSFTISKNETIALVGESGSGKTTLMNVLCGLLPVGRGMYEVDGVDRKDINMLSFQKRIGYITQEPVIFNDTVFNNITFWDEPTEANIQRFENALKLAAIFDFVMELPEKQNAPLGHNGVMVSGGQKQRISIARELYKEVDFLFMDEATSALDSETEKSIQENINLLKGKYTIIIIAHRLSTVKDADKIVYLKNGAIESIGTFDRLRETSSRFNKLVEMNNL, from the coding sequence GTGAATAAATTAAAAGAATTAATTAATAGTCATTTAGGCAGCTTCATTTATTTCCATAAGCACTTGGGGAACAAGATATTTATTTCTGTTGCCTTAAGCTTGCTTGTTGGGGTTTTAGACGGCTTTGGCTTAGCCATGTTTTTGCCATTGTTGCAAATGGTAGATGGCAGTGGAGCTGAAGTGAGTTCTGAGGAAATGGGGAAACTGTCTTTCTTAGTTGAAGGCCTACGTACTGTTGGACTTGATATTTCTCTTCAGACAGTATTAATGGTAATGCTTGTCTTTTTCGTACTGAAAGGTGTTATGAAGTTTTTTGAGGGGTACTACAAAGTCATTCTGCAACAGGTTTTTATTAGGCAAATTCGGTTTACTAACATTGACCTCTTGTCTGGCTATGATTATAAATCTTTTGTTAGTAGTGATTCTGGTAAGATTCAAAACACCCTCAGTGGTGAGGTTGAAAGGGTAATGCAAGCGTACCGGTCATACTTCAGTGCTTTCCAAAGTGGTATTTTGGTTGCTGTTTATATGTTTCTGGCCTTTATGTCTAATGCACAGTTTGCAATTCTTGTAATGATAGGGGGAGGATTGACAAATTTCATTTTCAGCAAATTCTACAAGAAAACAAAAATACAGTCTAAGAACCTCACTTTAGAGTCACATTCTTTTCAAGGCCTTCTCATTCAAAAAGTGGCTAATTTTAAGTACCTGAAAGCAAGTGGACTGATCAGAAACTTTGGTTATAAACTTAAAAGTTCAATTGCTCACATTGAGGAGGTTCAGAGGAAATTAGGAATGCTTGCATCGGCCCTAGTAGCCATTCGAGAGCCAATTGTTATGCTGGTTGTTGTTGCTGTTATTCTTATTCAGATGAAGCTCCTTGGAGGGAGCTTGGGCCTGATCATCTTGAGCCTACTTTTCTTCTATAGGGCATTGACTTTTTTAATGGCAGTGCAAAATCATTGGAACACATTCTTGTCAGTATCAGGATCACTAGATAACATGACGGAGTTCACCAATGACCTGGCCGTTAACCAGGAGCACCAAGGAACAAAATCTGTTAATAGTTTTAACCAATCGTTAAGACTTAACGGCTTAGACTTCTTTTATAATCAGGAGCAGGTATTAAAGAACGTCTCTTTCACAATATCTAAGAATGAGACAATTGCTTTGGTAGGTGAAAGCGGATCTGGTAAGACAACATTGATGAACGTATTATGTGGTTTACTTCCGGTTGGGAGAGGTATGTATGAAGTTGACGGTGTAGATAGAAAAGACATAAATATGCTTTCCTTCCAAAAAAGGATTGGTTATATAACTCAGGAGCCTGTCATTTTTAATGACACTGTCTTTAACAATATTACATTTTGGGATGAGCCAACTGAAGCTAACATTCAGCGTTTTGAAAATGCGCTGAAGTTGGCCGCAATTTTTGATTTTGTAATGGAGTTACCTGAAAAGCAAAATGCACCTTTAGGTCATAATGGAGTAATGGTAAGCGGAGGGCAAAAACAAAGGATTTCTATTGCAAGAGAACTATACAAAGAGGTAGATTTTCTCTTTATGGATGAGGCTACTTCTGCCTTGGATTCGGAAACAGAGAAAAGTATTCAGGAGAACATAAACCTGCTTAAAGGTAAGTACACCATAATAATTATTGCCCATAGGTTATCTACTGTTAAAGATGCTGATAAGATTGTATACCTCAAGAATGGTGCTATTGAAAGTATAGGAACCTTTGATCGTTTAAGAGAAACTTCTAGCAGGTTTAACAAGCTTGTTGAAATGAACAACTTGTAA